The following coding sequences lie in one Parvularculales bacterium genomic window:
- a CDS encoding VCBS domain-containing protein, producing TLPDTDTDRDALEFKPVEGNQKSTTNGSFTISSEGNLVWTPTLSTFTGTEIFDVVIIDDKGGEKTKPVTITVNPALEATGGATKGVYAAYEDNPMRDPEGQLTFADPNRTGYDLHVKKASLQTAGTAITVDDTTVTLQYGTLTVDKNGYWAYELDNTNVAVNALDGDEDDNDGNLGSLTESITFTYSRADDPLTTNINEAASVSKTIDITINGATDKRGQQPPREYRDTTDDLSYMLFVDSYWSLTGGNGNDVIHGSNYSDGIYDRVGDDWIYTYGSDDSFYMNIGKGNDVYDGGTGDADSITFNKHPSYRTNSFAIQFKLNDETKWKFDPFTKSWLSNADSTSTNYGDFTFVRMWIDSNGNGLPDVDDEYNYLANIERMALFNASISNDVIEGGSRSDNIHGRGGDDVINGGGGDDGIHGGAGDDVVDGGGGIDTYHLSGWRAGSHYSLNINLEDNTRWKFNDDNDAWESGTTPDYTHFRIWHDLDDDGVEDTTDEFDYIINFEKLYVFVNGGNYNHIVGGSKGDRLDVDLQESNSILDGGDGQDTIRLNYNILGETFNAETTTRWRLDSDNIWTQVNSPSLNDYIRIWLDSNGNGEDDESDNYTYIRNFENYEIYAISNLGYDSTGSVGNDSLGGGGGNDTLSGRGGNDHIFGGRGDDLIFGGSGRNTLIGGEGDDYFAIYQGPHSIKMCNLNEVLDFSSANISEYYGGTNTESGDDKVRVYTDLGNETTLESLKLAANIRWTQNSDYNYDNVEGDRNYYNDSSLNDTIIYDTRGTDDKSDDVVLMVLQDFATLFTMAYFDVRKHPITVTGSDSAYEDNSLRDPSGQATLADTTLTGYSLIVGSTVIATDDTEITLDYGTLTVNQGGSWSYALDNGNTSVNTLDGGDRLSEWVTFYYSRLDNLSTTNVDESDTLSRTLEIKINGSTDVTTANNRTATEDLTYVSTHTSTTETLTVTGGSGDDVLTGSSGAEAFLGRDGKDRIDGGGGDDMFYICAGMGSDVVDGGAGTGDALYFNYDGEETNTSTKAVTFDLNDGTRWKYSASTQSWGSATSSNQNYATYKHVRIWVDSNGNGDEDTTDEYHYLTGIEEIAAFLGSTQDDVLDGGAGNDTIHGSGGDDVINGGGGDDHLGGGNGDDEIDGGSGSNTYISHYGARSSDPYTIHINLGDKTLYKKDTDGDWDDGSASDGHTHVKVWYDLGSNGNVDTTDEFDYITNIQKLAIVGGSGNDRLTGGADNDDLDGGAGSDNLNGGAGDDTLAGGAGRDLLIGGKGNDTFVLNLDGVLGDLDDIRDFSSGTTSGNHRYNTKTKGGNDKIEVEVSGGLAALQARIDAGTSTDLLDALEDILDIDVSVERFNYSAINLKGDGKNEGSDNDTVIYDTSGATNVALVVVQDYTLAFEDFSIVEPEVA from the coding sequence CACGTTACCCGATACGGATACGGATCGGGATGCACTTGAATTCAAGCCGGTTGAAGGCAATCAGAAGAGCACCACAAACGGATCTTTCACAATCTCATCGGAAGGAAATTTGGTCTGGACGCCAACCTTGTCCACCTTCACTGGCACTGAAATATTCGATGTGGTAATTATCGACGATAAGGGCGGTGAAAAGACCAAACCGGTCACCATCACTGTTAATCCAGCCCTTGAGGCGACCGGGGGTGCAACCAAAGGGGTCTATGCGGCTTACGAAGACAACCCGATGCGCGATCCCGAGGGGCAGCTGACTTTCGCCGATCCCAACCGGACGGGCTACGACCTCCATGTCAAAAAGGCATCACTCCAGACCGCCGGCACAGCCATAACGGTTGATGACACCACCGTCACCCTTCAATACGGCACACTGACCGTCGATAAGAACGGCTACTGGGCATATGAGCTGGATAATACCAATGTCGCAGTCAACGCACTTGACGGCGATGAAGATGACAATGATGGAAATCTGGGATCATTGACGGAATCGATCACATTTACCTATAGCCGTGCTGATGACCCGCTGACAACAAATATCAATGAGGCTGCATCAGTGAGCAAAACCATAGATATCACCATCAATGGAGCTACTGATAAAAGAGGCCAACAACCTCCTAGGGAATATAGAGATACCACTGATGATTTATCATATATGTTATTTGTTGACTCGTATTGGAGTTTAACTGGTGGAAATGGTAACGACGTAATCCATGGATCAAATTACTCTGACGGCATTTATGACAGGGTAGGCGATGATTGGATATATACATATGGCAGTGACGATAGCTTTTATATGAACATAGGAAAAGGAAATGATGTATATGATGGTGGAACAGGGGATGCCGACAGTATCACATTTAATAAACACCCTTCGTACAGAACAAATTCATTTGCTATCCAATTTAAACTTAATGATGAAACTAAGTGGAAGTTCGATCCCTTTACTAAAAGCTGGTTGTCGAATGCTGATTCAACTTCAACGAATTATGGTGATTTCACATTTGTCCGCATGTGGATAGATAGCAATGGTAACGGCCTCCCCGATGTTGATGATGAATACAATTATCTGGCAAATATTGAACGAATGGCATTATTCAATGCATCAATTTCTAATGATGTCATTGAAGGCGGTAGTAGGAGCGATAATATTCATGGCCGTGGTGGTGATGATGTAATAAACGGCGGAGGTGGTGATGATGGGATACATGGTGGAGCAGGTGATGATGTTGTTGATGGCGGCGGTGGTATTGATACTTATCATTTATCTGGCTGGCGTGCAGGGAGTCATTATTCACTAAATATAAATTTAGAGGATAACACTCGCTGGAAGTTTAATGATGACAATGATGCGTGGGAGTCTGGGACAACGCCAGATTATACTCATTTTCGGATATGGCACGATCTTGATGATGATGGTGTGGAAGATACGACTGATGAATTTGATTACATCATCAATTTTGAAAAGTTGTATGTTTTTGTGAATGGTGGGAATTACAATCACATCGTTGGGGGAAGCAAAGGTGATAGGTTAGATGTGGATTTACAGGAAAGTAATAGCATTCTTGATGGTGGTGATGGACAGGATACGATTAGATTAAATTATAATATTTTAGGTGAAACCTTTAATGCCGAAACTACAACAAGGTGGAGGCTAGATTCTGATAATATTTGGACGCAAGTGAATAGCCCATCATTAAATGACTATATTCGGATATGGCTGGATAGTAATGGGAATGGTGAAGATGATGAATCTGATAACTACACTTATATTCGAAATTTTGAAAATTATGAAATCTATGCGATTTCAAACCTCGGTTACGATTCTACTGGCTCTGTAGGCAACGACTCCTTAGGTGGTGGCGGTGGAAATGATACACTTAGTGGACGCGGTGGCAATGATCATATTTTTGGGGGCCGGGGAGATGACCTGATATTTGGTGGTTCGGGCAGAAATACGCTAATTGGTGGAGAGGGAGATGATTATTTTGCGATTTATCAGGGGCCTCACAGCATTAAAATGTGCAATCTTAATGAGGTTCTAGATTTCAGTTCAGCTAACATTTCAGAATATTATGGTGGAACAAATACAGAAAGTGGAGATGATAAAGTCCGTGTTTACACAGATTTAGGGAATGAAACCACACTAGAATCCCTGAAATTAGCCGCCAATATTCGCTGGACACAAAATAGTGACTATAACTATGATAATGTTGAAGGAGACAGAAATTATTATAATGATAGCAGTTTGAACGACACTATCATCTATGATACTCGAGGTACTGATGATAAAAGTGATGATGTTGTTCTCATGGTTCTGCAAGATTTCGCCACTCTCTTCACAATGGCGTATTTCGATGTCCGTAAACATCCCATTACCGTTACAGGTTCTGATTCTGCTTATGAAGACAATTCATTGCGTGATCCCTCAGGGCAGGCAACTCTCGCAGACACGACGCTGACAGGCTATAGCCTCATAGTCGGTTCAACTGTAATAGCAACCGATGACACCGAGATCACCCTCGATTATGGAACGCTGACGGTCAATCAGGGTGGTAGCTGGTCCTATGCACTGGATAATGGCAATACATCTGTAAATACCCTTGACGGTGGAGACAGATTATCAGAGTGGGTAACATTCTACTATTCACGCCTTGATAATCTATCAACAACGAATGTCGATGAATCCGACACTCTTAGCAGAACCCTTGAGATCAAAATCAACGGCTCTACGGACGTGACCACGGCAAACAACCGTACTGCCACGGAAGATCTGACCTATGTGTCCACCCATACGTCAACCACCGAAACACTGACCGTGACCGGTGGTTCCGGAGACGATGTTCTCACTGGCTCTTCCGGAGCCGAGGCCTTCCTTGGCCGCGATGGTAAAGACCGGATCGATGGCGGCGGCGGGGATGATATGTTCTATATCTGCGCCGGTATGGGCAGTGATGTAGTCGATGGTGGCGCGGGTACGGGCGATGCGCTGTATTTCAACTATGACGGCGAAGAGACGAACACAAGCACCAAGGCCGTCACGTTTGACCTGAATGACGGCACAAGGTGGAAATACAGCGCTTCAACGCAAAGCTGGGGTTCCGCCACATCATCGAACCAGAACTACGCCACCTACAAGCATGTCCGCATCTGGGTCGACAGCAACGGTAACGGTGATGAAGATACTACGGATGAATACCACTATCTGACCGGGATTGAAGAAATTGCCGCCTTCCTGGGATCAACCCAGGATGATGTCCTTGACGGCGGAGCCGGGAATGACACGATTCATGGCTCCGGCGGTGATGACGTGATCAACGGCGGCGGCGGTGACGATCATCTTGGCGGCGGAAACGGTGACGATGAGATCGATGGCGGGTCTGGCAGTAACACGTATATCTCTCACTATGGGGCGCGGTCATCAGACCCCTATACGATCCACATAAATCTTGGTGATAAAACCCTCTACAAGAAGGATACCGATGGTGATTGGGATGACGGATCGGCATCCGATGGCCACACCCATGTCAAAGTCTGGTATGATCTTGGTAGCAACGGCAATGTCGATACCACGGACGAATTCGACTACATCACCAATATTCAAAAACTGGCCATCGTGGGCGGCAGCGGCAATGACAGGCTGACCGGTGGTGCTGATAATGACGATCTTGATGGCGGTGCCGGCAGTGACAATCTGAACGGCGGGGCCGGGGATGACACGCTTGCGGGCGGTGCGGGCCGTGACTTGCTGATCGGGGGCAAGGGCAACGATACTTTCGTCCTCAATCTGGATGGGGTTCTGGGCGACCTTGACGATATCCGTGATTTCAGTTCGGGCACGACATCAGGAAACCACCGCTACAATACTAAGACAAAGGGCGGGAACGACAAGATCGAGGTCGAGGTATCAGGTGGCTTGGCGGCTCTTCAGGCCAGAATTGATGCCGGGACTTCAACTGACTTGCTGGATGCCCTGGAGGACATACTCGATATAGATGTTTCCGTTGAGCGTTTTAACTACAGTGCCATCAACCTAAAGGGAGATGGTAAGAATGAAGGCAGTGATAATGACACCGTTATCTATGACACCAGTGGCGCAACGAATGTCGCGCTGGTGGTGGTGCAGGATTACACCCTGGCTTTCGAAGATTTCAGTATCGTTGAACCTGAAGTCGCCTGA
- a CDS encoding MarR family transcriptional regulator has product MNKEIATFSLMLFRLRYEWRALLKDAIKDCDISPEEWLILICLKSNKSLDMTTLSNLQGINMPNVSKNVDRLSKKALVYRINDPNNKRRVLVHLSEFGDELLSNVANNVKQYRNQFKNKMTDDRWIEISNKLNKN; this is encoded by the coding sequence ATGAACAAAGAAATTGCTACATTTAGTTTAATGCTATTCCGCTTGCGATATGAATGGCGCGCCCTGCTTAAGGACGCCATTAAGGATTGCGATATATCTCCGGAAGAATGGCTGATTTTGATTTGCCTTAAATCTAATAAGAGTCTTGACATGACAACTTTGTCAAATCTACAGGGCATAAATATGCCAAACGTTTCAAAGAACGTGGACCGACTCTCAAAAAAAGCACTCGTATATCGAATCAATGACCCAAATAATAAACGGCGTGTTTTAGTACATTTATCAGAATTTGGGGATGAATTACTGTCGAATGTCGCCAACAATGTAAAACAATACCGAAATCAATTTAAAAATAAAATGACTGATGATCGATGGATAGAAATCAGTAATAAATTAAATAAAAATTGA